One window from the genome of Anopheles coluzzii chromosome X, AcolN3, whole genome shotgun sequence encodes:
- the LOC120958527 gene encoding mitogen-activated protein kinase kinase kinase 15 isoform X2, translating to MSNLSDISGNTAVPAGAHAGPGRPRMDIAAVIDCEKSACLSHRKAALEEVQQACAAVGANLQLLPFDVLDYHNENNNKLEYFYNADVVVVDLSVQTQQSTLCYLLGVRESFKMKENIVIYNDTQTEATLRMKISCGNYQFLSYRLHENGGAIVTSPLKLEETAGTAAAASQLAQQPTTLAVALRRLFQDVEIQSKTHLREKFLADLRSLRDQHAGNVEELQRMLRNLRKRLDDPQVLSKDILQTYMLALRDVQDYDAMVQLVDDLQTIPNKQSYINTGHMHYLYAFALNRRNHEGDRERALRTCTKALEKKENHFPDMLCLYGRIYKDIFVESNHTDRESLKNAIIWYRKSFEVQPNEFAGINLATLLVIDGKDFTDSELQHIGMKLNNLIGKKGSLAQIKDYWNVATYFEISVLAENYAKAIQAAECMFKLRPPKWYLKSTIGNITLIDRARKRTEEPAGISIEQQIFQFWMEFFLEATAREPSSMVRFPILILEPQKIYMPSYVSIHMDAEQKSIDISNVCQQHAKGTCLKLHDFNFLASQIKSVSLYKRDERCAYLYVHHNSDDFQMFFPSVQCRQTFYDLILQMTADQGSGFIDLSAAETTADELKYEYDLDDEGQRILLGKGTYGAVYAARDLTTQVKIAVKEVYERNTHDVQPLHEEIKLHSQLRHRNIVQYWGSKSENQYFKIFMEQVPGGSLSALLSSKWGPLKDSETTIAFYSRQILEGLKYLHDQKIVHRDIKGGNVLVNTYSGVVKISDFGTSKRLAGINPATETFTGTLQYMAPEVIDQGVRGYGPAADIWSFGCTVVEMATGKPPFVELGCPQAAMFKVGFYKTHPTIPEELSSMAKNFILRCFEVNVDKRATATELLEDPFLCEKHKKMRPSFSSSSTISGLPHPGASEFSRSVSMPADRHNSKTLTTQESSASCNTPTFSSETEASSIPPLNATIGVQTASRSVTERKNKHSFQLTPIKMPKHGISSIGNLAETPSLEMDSAEQTSTVFQLNRRSSSGGLLSPEIDITTSTASKLPLAGDANESDGFYLLKKDSQRRQTLDKVLCHDVTKICELWLTKIEPDANQELAITRDHLVMLLNGLRKYIAEQRTDTLEQAIAQLKEQPNFNDIAIVQLHLALYAFQNTVITVLRSHNIKPHWMFALENLVKSAVHAGITILSPKLGANLAGNAPNDDEYDEESNELGGQAGPAPPAARAPLVNGRFAPAAARDERDGSAYDCEYDMYDLMAEGGGAGDEDPMDELDDPLTGTSSGHGTLRGMKPRARSHGTDVGPGTPLQKKTRWKTWREQVEALRAENQRLKEYLLESQQSYHGAFRAVLQSGAFARCLTDQLVALMERCLHEHGTGPELGDGEETFGDGAAAAGGGGRVRRTVQPWNRMPPVGQTATDRPTQCASDRVVATEDGQHVEEADEDEEMGDLRLAEWLQAQGIKRPECQRRILREGFLCDDFLYDLERDDLRRLGLKIGEELRIWNALKRHRRLHPPKRPSADCDSVHNINNNCLNDHHTAGLDTR from the exons aagctcGAGTACTTCTACAACGCGGACGTGGTCGTGGTCGACCTGAGCGTCCAGACGCAGCAGAGCACGCTGTGCTACCTGCTCGGCGTGCGCGAAAGCTTCAAGATGAAGGAAAACATCGTCATCTACAACGACACGCAGACGGAGGCGACGCTGCGCATGAAGATCTCGTGCGGCAACTATCAGTTCCTCTCGTACCGGCTGCACGAGAATGGCGGCGCGATCGTCACCAGCCCGCTCAAGCTGGAGGAGACGGCAGGGACGGCGGCCGCCGCGTCCCAGCTCGCCCAGCAGCCGACGACGCTGGCGGTGGCCCTGCGCCGCCTCTTCCAGGACGTCGAGATCCAGTCGAAGACGCACCTGCGCGAAAAGTTCCTCGCCGATCTGCGCAGCCTGCGCGACCAGCACGCGGGCAACGTGGAGGAGCTGCAGCGCATGCTGCGCAACCTGCGCAAGCGGCTGGACGATCCGCAGGTCCTGTCCAAAGACATCCTGCAGACGTACATGCTCGCGCTGCGCGACGTGCAGGATTACGACGCGATGGTGCAGCTGGTGGACGATCTGCAAACGATACCGAACAAGCAGAGCTACATCAACACCGGCCACATGCACTACCTGTACGCGTTTGCGCTGAACCGGCGCAACCACGAGGGTGACCGGGAGCGGGCGCTGCGCACCTGCACCAAGGCGCtggagaagaaggagaacCACTTCCCGGACATGCTGTGCCTGTACGGGCGCATCTACAAGGACATCTTCGTCGAGTCGAACCACACCGACCGGGAGAGCCTGAAAAACGCGATCATCTGGTACCGGAAGTCGTTCGAGGTGCAgccgaacgagttcgccggcaTCAATCTCGCCACGCTGCTCGTGATCGACGGGAAGGACTTTACCGACAGCGAGCTGCAGCACATCGGCATGAAGCTGAACAATCTGATCGGGAAGAAGGGTTCGCTCGCGCAGATCAAGGACTACTGGAACGTGGCGACGTACTTCGAGATCTCGGTGCTGGCGGAGAACTACGCGAAAGCGATCCAGGCGGCGGAGTGCATGTTCAAGCTGCGGCCGCCGAAATGGTACCTGAAGTCGACCATCGGCAACATCACGCTGATCGATCGGGCCCGTAAGCGCACGGAGGAGCCGGCGGGCATCAGCATCGAGCAGCAGATCTTCCAGTTCTGGATGGAGTTTTTCCTCGAGGCGACGGCGCGCGAACCGTCCAGCATGGTGCGCTTCCCGATACTGATCCTCGAGCCGCAGAAGATCTACATGCCGAGCTACGTGTCGATCCACATGGACGCGGAGCAGAAGTCGATCGACATCAGCAACGTTTGCCAGCAGCACGCGAAGGGCACCTGCCTGAAGCTGCACGATTTCAACTTTCTCGCGAGCCAAATCAAATCGGTCAGCCTGTACAAGCGGGACGAGCGGTGCGCCTACCTGTACGTGCACCACAACTCGGACGACTTCCAGATGTTCTTCCCGTCGGTCCAGTGCCGGCAGACGTTCTACGACCTGATCCTGCAGATGACCGCCGACCAGGGCTCGGGCTTTATCGATCTGTCCGCGGCCGAGACGACGGCGGACGAGCTGAAGTACGAGTACGACCTGGACGACGAGGGCCAGCGCATCCTGCTCGGCAAGGGCACGTACGGCGCGGTGTACGCGGCCCGCGACCTCACCACGCAGGTCAAGATTGCGGTGAAGGAGGTGTACGAGCGCAACACGCACGACGTCCAGCCGCTGCACGAGGAGATCAAGCTGCACTCGCAGCTGCGCCACCGGAACATCGTCCAGTACTGGGGCTCCAAGTCGGAGAACCAGTACTTCAAAATTTTCATGGAACAGGTGCCGGGCGGCTCGCTGTCCGCCCTGCTCAGCTCCAAGTGGGGCCCGCTCAAGGACAGCGAGACGACGATCGCGTTCTACTCGCGCCAGATACTGGAGGGGCTCAAGTACCTGCACGACCAGAAGATCGTGCACCGCGACATCAAGGGCGGCAACGTGCTGGTCAACACGTACAGCGGCGTGGTGAAGATATCCGACTTCGGCACGTCCAAGCGGCTGGCCGGCATCAACCCGGCGACGGAAACGTTCACCGGCACGCTCCAGTACATGGCGCCGGAGGTGATCGACCAGGGCGTGCGGGGGTACGGCCCGGCCGCCGACATCTGGTCGTTCGGGTGCACCGTGGTCGAGATGGCCACCGGCAAGCCGCCGTTTGTCGAGCTCGGCTGCCCGCAGGCGGCCATGTTTAAGGTCGGCTTCTACAAGACGCACCCGACCATCCCGGAGGAGCTGTCCAGCATGGCGAAAAACTTCATCCTGCGCTGCTTCGAGGTGAACGTGGACAAGCGGGCGACCGCCACCGAGCTACTGGAGGATCCGTTCCTCTGCGA GAAACACAAAAAGATGCGCCCctcgttcagcagcagcagcacgatcaGCGGACTGCCCCATCCGGGCGCTAGCGAGTTCTCCCGCAGCGTCAGCATGCCCGCCGACCGGCACAACTCGAAAACGCTCACCACGCAGGAAAGCTCGGCCAGCTGCAACACACCCACCTTCAGCTCCGAAACCGA AGCGTCATCGATACCGCCGCTGAACGCTACGATCGGCGTCCAGACGGCAAGCCGGTCGGTGACCGAgcggaaaaacaaacattcgttCCAGCTGACGCCGATCAAGATGCCCAAGCACGGCATCAGCAGCATCGG AAATCTCGCGGAAACGCCCTCACTGGAGATGGATTCCGCCGAACAGACGTCGACCGTGTTTCAGCTCAATCGGCGCAGCTCCTCCGGAGGTTTGCTGTCACCGGAG ATTGATATTACGACGTCGACCGCGAGCAAGCTGCCGCTGGCGGGCGACGCGAACGAGAGCGACGGCTTCTACCTGCTGAAGAAGGACTCGCAGCGGCGCCAAACGCTCGACAAGGTGCTGTGCCACGACGTCACCAAGATCTGCGAGCTGTGGCTGACCAAGATCGAGCCGGACGCGAACCAGGAGCTAGCGATCACGCGCGACCACCTCGTGATGCTGCTGAACGGGCTGCGCAAGTACATTGCGGAGCAACGCACCGACACGCTCGAGCAGGCGATCGCGCAGCTGAAGGAGCAGCCGAACTTCAACGACATCGCGATCGTGCAGCTGCATCTCGCGCTGTACGCGTTCCAGAACACGGTCATCACGGTGCTGCGCTCGCACAACATCAAGCCGCACTGGATGTTCGCGCTGGAGAATCTGGTGAAGAGTGCGGTGCACGCGGGCATCACCATCCTGTCGCCGAAGCTCGGCGCCAACCTGGCCGGCAACGCGCCGAACGACGACGAGTACGACGAGGAAAGCAACGAGCTGGGCGGACAGGCGGGCCCAGCGCCGCCGGCCGCCCGTGCGCCGCTGGTGAACGGGCGGTTTGCGCCAGCAGCGGCACGGGACGAGCGGGACGGCTCGGCGTACGACTGCGAGTACGATATGTACGATCTCATGGCGGAGGGCGGGGGCGCCGGCGACGAGGACCCAATGGACGAGCTGGACGATCCGCTCACCGGCACGTCCAGCGGGCACGGTACGCTGCGGGGCATGAAGCCGCGGGCCCGCAGCCACGGCACGGACGTCGGGCCGGGCACGCCGCTGCAGAAGAAAACGCGCTGGAAAACGTGGCGCGAACAGGTCGAGGCACTGAGGGCGGAAAATCAAAGACTGAAGGAGTACCTGCTGGAATCTCAACAATCCTACCACGGTGCGTTCCGCGCGGTGCTGCAGAGCGGGGCGTTCGCCCGCTGCCTTACCGACCAGCTGGTCGCACTGATGGAGCGCTGCCTGCACGAGCACGGCACCGGCCCCGAGCTTGGCGATGGGGAGGAGACGTTCGgggatggtgctgctgctgctggtggtggtggtagggtACGGCGTACGGTGCAACCCTGGAACCGGATGCCACCGGTCGGGCAGACGGCGACGGATCGACCGACACAGTGCGCATCGGACCGGGTCGTTGCAACGGAGGATGGCCAGCACGTGGAGGAGGCAGATGAGGACGAGGAGATGGGCGATCTGCGGCTGGCAGAGTGGCTGCAGGCGCAGGGCATCAAGCGCCCGGAGTGCCAGCGGCGGATACTGCGCGAGGGCTTCCTGTGCGACGACTTCCTCTACGATCTGGAGCGGGACGATCTGCGCCGGTTGGGACTGAA GATCGGGGAAGAGCTACGAATCTGGAACGCGCTCAAGCGTCACCGCCGACTGCATCCACCAAAGCGACCGTCCGCCGACTGCGATTCGGTccacaacatcaacaacaactgcTTGAATGACCATCATACCGCCGGCCTCGATACGCGATAG